In Neoarius graeffei isolate fNeoGra1 chromosome 9, fNeoGra1.pri, whole genome shotgun sequence, one genomic interval encodes:
- the LOC132891886 gene encoding plasma membrane ascorbate-dependent reductase CYBRD1 — MENHRPFVVLLFFAFAVGFIAVVFVLRWVLHFREGLSWDGGAKEFNWHPLLAVTGFIFLQGIAIVVYRLPWTWKCSKLMMKFIHAGLNVLAFVLVVISLVAVFDFHNMQNIPNMYSLHSWVGLAAVILFALQIVLGVCVFLLPVSPGYVRAAFMPVHVFSGLFIFTTVIATALMGITEKLIFGLKNPSYKDSPPEATFVNVLGLLITVFGALILWIATRPNWKRPSEQLLQTLHNEPASVGTRTDTAMSDTPDSEPNSEARKRNGKTVE; from the exons ATGGAGAACCACAGGCCCTTTGTTGTGCTGCTCTTCTTTGCCTTTGCAGTCGGTTTTATCGCCGTTGTGTTCGTCCTGAGGTGGGTTTTACACTTCCGGGAGGGTTTATCCTGGGATGGAGGAGCCAAGGAATTCAACTGGCATCCTCTTTTGGCTGTGACTGGGTTTATTTTCCTTCAAGGAATCG CGATTGTTGTGTACAGACTTCCATGGACTTGGAAATGCAGTAAGCTGATGATGAAGTTCATTCATGCTGGCCTGAATGTGCTGGCTTTTGTCCTGGTTGTCATTTCTCTGGTAGCAGTGTTTGACTTCCACAACATGCAGAATATCCCAAATATGTACAGTTTGCACAGCTGGGTGGGATTAGCTGCAGTCATACTGTTCGCACTGCAG ATTGTGCTAGGAGTTTGCGTCTTCCTCCTGCCTGTAAGCCCAGGATATGTGCGAGCTGCGTTTATGCCTGTACATGTATTTAGTGGTCTGTTCATCTTTACCACTGTGATTGCTACTGcactcatgggcatcactgaaaaGCTCATATTTGGCCT GAAAAATCCAAGTTACAAAGATTCTCCTCCAGAGGCCACATTTGTTAATGTGCTTGGATTGCTGATCACCGTGTTCGGGGCACTCATATTGTGGATCGCGACCCGGCCCAACTGGAAGAGACCCAGTGAGCAGCTCCTGCAAACTCTGCACAATGAACCAGCATCAGTCGGCACCAGAACAGACACGGCAATGTCTGACACGCCTGACTCCGAGCCTAACAGTGAGGCCCGCAAACGAAATGGCAAAACAGTCGA